One genomic segment of Vicia villosa cultivar HV-30 ecotype Madison, WI unplaced genomic scaffold, Vvil1.0 ctg.001049F_1_1, whole genome shotgun sequence includes these proteins:
- the LOC131632898 gene encoding uncharacterized protein LOC131632898, protein MESERLNWLRKNQSKLRVRKYNNLQRRCEQGDQNPGNKQGKRVVLPSSFVGSKRYMDQLYFDGMAISSRLGFPDLFITFTCNPNWPEITRLLSPKNLKPHDRPDIVAKVFNIKFKELMVDLTKKRILGKVLAFMYTIEFQKRGLPHAHILIFLHPQSKYPTPSDIDNIICAEIPDPALHPALYALVKSHMIHGPCGLSRPNSQCMRNQQCSKYYPKNFIEDTVFNAEGYPLYRTRSNTHVITKNNIRLDNRNVVPYNTRLLLKYQAHINMEWCNQCTSIKYLFKYVHKGYDRIGASVVASKLNTGLQHECVDEIKQYLDCRYVSPSEACWRIVSYKVHGRKPAVERMFFHLIGEKAVYYKDCEQMEHVLESASVTESMFTSWLVANATYEEAQSLTYGEFVTKFVYVKRNRLWKPRKIGFTIGRLVWVPPTTGELFYLRMMLTVAKGPTCYEDIRKVGETQYDTFREACFAMGFLDDDREYICALKEASAWGTCHYLRKLFVVMLLSGAVNRPAHVWKESWIILSDGLLYEQKLIANDPDLTLPDDAIQQLTLIENEKMLQLNHRTLHDFKPIPYPNDYVIQQLGNRLIYDERQYNIQDMKAEFDNLFKCLTDEQRKIYDQIMDAVNKQQGGVFFLHGYGGTGKTYMWRTLASALRFKHEICLTVATSGIASLLLPGGRTAHSKFKLPVPCLENSTCKINFNDPSAGLLREAKLIIWDEAPMAHKYYFETLDRTLKDVRSNYGNSETIFGGKVVIFGGDFRQILPIVPGGSRSDIVHSAINASYIWHYVKVLNLTKNMRLSSGSTEEDKKEIADFSDWLLKIGEGRISEPNDGYANIDIPPELLITDFDDPILAIVESTYPDFLNCYQSCDYLKNRAILASTLDIVDNINDHILAMIPGEIRDYYISNSVDRSEIHDSNILQVLSPEFLSSLRTSGLPNHHLKLKVGTPIMLMRNIDQSQGQCNGTRLIVTNMAAHVLEAKLMGDNNNGKVIYIPRMDMSPSQSPWPFKLSRRQFPVIVAYAMTINKSQGQSLDWVGLYIPRDVFTHGQIYVAVSRVTTKKGIKILIHDDKNIPKLSTCNVVYKEVFNNI, encoded by the exons ATGGAATCAGAACGTCTCAATTGGTTGCGAAAAAATCAATCCAAGTTAAGGGTCAGAAAATACAATAATTTGCAACGAAGGTGTGAGCAAGGAGACCAGAATCCAGGTAACAAACAAGGTAAACGTGTTGTTCTACCATCTTCTTTTGTGGGTAGCAAAcgatacatggatcaactttactTCGACGGTATGGCAATTTCAAGCAGATTGGGGTTCCCAGATTTGTTTATCACCTTCACATGCAACCCAAATTGGCCTGAGATTACACGGTTGCTGTCCCCGAAAAATTTAAAACCTCATGATAGGCCTGACATTGTTGCCAAAGTTTTCAACATCAAGTTTAAAGAGCTTATGGTTGATTTAACAAAAAAACGTATTCTTGGGAAAGTTTTGGCAT TTATGTATACAATTGAGTTTCAAAAGCGAGGCTTACCCCATGCCCACATTTTGATCTTCTTGCACCCCCAAAGCAAGTATCCAACACCGTCCGACATTGATAACATCATTTGTGCCGAGATTCCTGATCCTGCACTTCATCCTGCTTTATACGCATTGGTAAAATCACATATGATACATGGACCGTGCGGTCTTTCGCGGCCTAATTCACAATGTATGAGAAATCAGCAATGTTCTAAATATTATCCAAAAAATTTCATCGAAGATACAGTTTTTAATGCTGAAGGTTATCCATTATATAGAACAAGATCCAACACCCATGtaattacaaaaaataatattaggtTGGATAATAGAAATGTGGTCCCCTATAACACTCGGTTATTGTTGAAATATCAAGCACATATTAATATGGAATGGTGTAACCAATGCACTTCTATCAAGTATCTATTCAAATACGTTCACAAAGGATATGACAGAATCGGTGCAAGTGTGGTTGCTTCTAAGTTAAACACCGGACTACAGCATGAATGTGTAGATGAGATCAAACAATATCTCGATTGTAGGTATGTTTCTCCGAGTGAGGCGTGTTGGCGAATAGTTTCATACAAGGTTCATGGGAGGAAACCTGCTGTTGAGCGAATGTTTTTCCATCTCATTGGTGAAAAGGCTGTCTATTATAAAGATTGTGAACAAATGGAGCATGTCTTAGAGAGTGCAAGCGTAACAGAATCTATGTTCACGTCTTGGCTGGTAGCAAATGCAACATATGAGGAAGCCCAGTCATTAACATACGGTGAATTTGTTACAAAGTTTGTTTATGTTAAGAGAAACAGATTGTGGAAGCCACGAAAAATAGGGTTCACTATCGGACGTTTGGTGTGGGTTCCACCGACAACCGGGGAACTTTTCTATTTGCGAATGATGTTGACGGTGGCTAAGGGACCAACTTGCTATGAAGATATCAGGAAGGTCGGTGAAACACAATATGACACCTTTCGAGAAGCATGCTTTGCAATGGGATTCTTAGATGATGATCGAGAATACATATGTGCGTTAAAGGAGGCAAGTGCTTGGGGGACATGTCATTATCTTAGAAAGCTGTTTGTTGTTATGCTCCTATCAGGTGCTGTAAACCGTCCTGCCCATGTATGGAAAGAATCATGGATTATATTGTCCGATGGTCTCTTGTACGAGCAAAAACTAATTGCCAACGATCCAG ATTTAACATTACCGGATGACGCAATCCAGCAGCTGACATTGATAGAGAACGAAAAAATGCTGCAACTGAACCATCGTACCCTACATGATTTCAAGCCCATTCCTTATCCGAATGACTATGTTATTCAACAACTGGGAAACCGGCTTATATACGATGAAAGACAGTACAATATCCAGGACATGAAGGCGGAATTTGATAACCTATTCAAATGTCTCACTG ATGAACAGAGGAAGATTTACGACCAAATCATGGATGCCGTTAACAAACAACAAGGTGGTGTCTTCTTCCTGCACGGTTATGGCGGAACCGGTAAGACATATATGTGGAGAACACTTGCAAGTGCATTGAGATTTAAGCATGAGATTTGTCTTACTGTTGCAACAAGTGGGATAGCATCTCTTTTGTTGCCAGGGGGTCGTACAGCTCATTCAAAGTTCAAGTTGCCAGTTCCATGTCTCGAGAACTcaacttgcaaaattaatttcaatgacCCTAGCGCTGGTCTTCTAAGGGAGGCAAAGCTAATTATATGGGACGAGGCACCAATGGCACACAAATATTATTTTGAAACGCTGGACAGAACTTTGAAGGATGTCAGGAGTAATTACGGTAACTCCGAAACTATTTTCGGAGGGAAGGTTGTGATTTTTGGTGGGGATTTTCGTCAGATATTACCCATTGTACCCGGAGGAAGCCGTTCTGACATTGTCCATTCAGCAATTAACGCTTCTTACATTTGGCATTATGTTAAAGTCTTGAATTTGACAAAAAACATGCGTCTATCCTCCGGATCAactgaagaagataaaaaggaaaTTGCGGATTTTTCAGATTGGCTTTTAAAGATAGGAGAGGGAAGAATTTCAGAACCTAACGACGGTTATGCTAACATTGACATCCCGCCCGAACTGTTAATTACAGACTTCGATGACCCTATTCTAGCCATCGTGGAGAGTACATATCCTGATTTCTTAAATTGTTACCAATCGTGTGATTATCTAAAAAATAGGGCCATTCTTGCTTCCACTTTGGACATTGTTGACAATATCAATGACCATATCCTTGCGATGATACCAG GGGAAATAAGAGATTACTACATCTCTAACTCAGTTGATCGATCAGAAATCCATGACAGCAACATTCTTCAGGTGCTTAGCCCAGAATTCCTCAGCTCTTTAAGAACTTCTGGCCTACCCAACCATCACTTAAAGTTAAAGGTTGGAACACCAATCATGCTTATGCGAAACATTGATCAATCCCAAGGTCAATGTAATGGGACAAGGCTTATAGTAACTAATATGGCTGCTCATGTGCTTGAGGCCAAGTTGATGGGTGATAACAATAATGGGAAGGTTATATATATCCCGCGAATGGATATGTCCCCGTCTCAATCTCCTTGGCCATTCAAGTTATCGAGACGTCAATTTCCGGTTATTGTAGCCTACGCCATGACCATTAACAAATCACAAGGCCAATCGTTGGATTGGGTTGGACTCTATATACCTCGGGATGTTTTCACACATGGACAAATTTATGTTGCCGTTTCACGAGTTACAACTAAAAAAGGTATCAAGATATTGATACATGATGATAAAAACATTCCAAAGCTTTCAACATGTAATGTTGTATATAAGGAAGTTTTTAACAACATTTAG
- the LOC131632899 gene encoding uncharacterized protein LOC131632899, giving the protein MDGNPFDANDSTTTLARKRRRILLSKNKLSNHGHNKENQPTSTPTAGTFAASSRDTATRSPLQPTIYNDSHTLPSQHHVSILQNKKRSRILAGNGVNLFSRFNNVETSPSFHIGESSNIGKRQKFTQNQLLITTPAALNNSHTSPKISNPKYLSPPNPNVSRTDYSSDDTNGDSEDCDSFGHNSDSDDSVEPDDIHDQHNQSYSDIGDPVWECLICQACMWYAERKNMRKHTTVPKFEFCCRSGKIVLPYMKQPPLLLEKLLHHKTDPESKNFQANIRTYNAMFSFTSPGMKFDTKIPKGGGPPTMRLHGQTCHWIGSLIPPQGALPQYAQLYIYDTDHEITNRMRCFKDNTSIETSIVAKLKSMLDEVNVLAKAFRMAHDMFKANPYVELRLKLISDRHDDGRVYNMPTVAEVAALIVGDVDTGEMRDIVVQYRSGKLRIIDEFNPSYLSYQYPLIFCYGEDGYRNNILHKYQDETTVTRKNRQSIKD; this is encoded by the exons ATGGATGGCAACCCCTTTGATGCTAATGATTCCACTACAACTCTTGCAAGAAAAAGGAGGAGGATTTTGTTGTCAAAAAATAAACTCTCTAACCATGGCCATAACAAAGAAAACCAGCCAACATCAACACCTACTGCTGGGACATTCGCTGCCTCTTCCAGGGACACTGCAACAAGATCTCCTCTCCAGCCTACTATCTATAACGATTCCCACACTCTACCATCTCAACACCATGTTTCCAttttacaaaacaaaaaaagatcAAGAATTCTTGCCGGCAATGGGGTGAATCTGTTCAGCCGTTTCAACAATGTGGAGACATCTCCATCGTTCCATATAGGTGAATCATCAAACATCGGCAAGCGGCAAAAATTCACCCAAAATCAACTACTAATTACAACCCCTGCTGCTCTTAACAATTCCCACACTTCTCCTAAAATATCAAACCCAAAATATTTATCTcctcctaatcctaatgtaagtAGAACAGATTATTCCTCCGATGATACCAATGGAGATTCTGAAGATTGCGACTCATTTGGACACAACTCTGATTCAGATGACTCCGTAGAACCTGATGATATTCATGATCAACACAACCAGT cTTATTCTGATATTGGTGACCCTGTGTGGGAATGTTTAATTTGCCAAGCTTGCATGTGGTATGCAGAGCGCAAGAATATGAGAAAACATACTACTGTTCCAAAATTCGAATTCTGTTGCAGGAGCGGTAAAATTGTTTTACCCTACATGAAACAACCACCGTTATTGTTAGAAAAGCTACTTCATCACAAAACTGATCCTGAGAGCAAAAACTTTCAAGCCAATATACGAACATACAATGCAATGTTTTCGTTTACATCTCCGGGAATGAAATTTGACACCAAGATTCCCAAGGGAGGAGGTCCTCCAACGATGCGCCTACACGGTCAAACATGTCACTGGATAGGCAGTCTTATACCACCACAGGGTGCACTACCACAATATGCCCAATTGTACATTTACGACACTGACCACGAGATTACAAATAGAATGCGTTGTTTCAA GGACAATACATCTATTGAAACATCTATTGTAGCAAAGTTAAAGAGTATGTTAGATGAAGTTAATGTTCTTGCCAAAGCGTTTCGAATGGCACATGATATGTTTAAGGCCAATCCATACGTCGAATTGAGGCTGAAACTTATCAGTGACAGACATGACGATGGTCGTGTGTATAATATGCCAACCGTTGCGGAAGTTGCTGCCCTTATTGTTGGAGATGTTGACACAGGTGAAATGAGAGACATTGTGGTCCAATACCGGAGTGGTAAATTACGAATAATAGATGAGTTCAATCCAAGTTATCTTTCATATCAATACCCATTGATTTTTTGCTACGGTGAAGATGGATACCGGAATAATATCCTTCACAAGTATCAAGATGAGACAACTGTTACAAGGAAGAACAGGCAATCTATCAAGGATTGA
- the LOC131632896 gene encoding uncharacterized protein LOC131632896 — protein sequence MDQLKAEWVDASTVNSQQLSAPVNHIKESVDEAVPVDDSDIVTDPEITSKLHGEPVTPTAKRQNPDPSIESTSHATHSEGDLSSTKLKKPTRITRKLVKIEK from the exons ATGGATCAACTAAAAGCTGAATGGGTGGATGCAAGTACAGTTAATTCACAACAGCTTTCCGCCCCTGTGAACCAT ATCAAGGAGAGTGTTGATGAGGCTGTTCCTGTTGATGATTCCGACATTGTTACG GATCCTGAAATTACTTCCAAATTGCACGGTGAACCGGTCACACCTACGGCAAAAAGACAGAACCCGGATCCATCCATTGAATCTACAAGTCATGCAACACACAGCGAAGGAGATTTGTCTTCGACTAAACTTAAGAAACCAACCAGGATCACTAGGAAATTAGTGAAGATTGAAAAATAG
- the LOC131632909 gene encoding uncharacterized protein LOC131632909, protein MEEAEDNLTIATLLFNIKKKKKLIKATKESKTVAVVVADDPVTVRNNDGGGSNTSGNSNLKVSLFDFSVENFFHDMDIIAKLCGEEEHNAAVEESEIKRMSSSVTFLRAWKDFKYPSKNIRFAYGLGCSEIYERNNITDINLPQFSSAIIPKYDTEKEELLEDVESQDSRDFVMNVGGSVWALDWCPRMHEESDCSIKCEFIAVAAHPPGSSYHKMGAPLTGRGAVQIWCLLYNKEHNKAVSSLPVKKAKKPTKDTGTNDKSTDIKRPRGRPRKNPTENNEENNEENNEENYEENNEEIHLITNKRKRGRPKKNPAPNENLENNEEMHAITNKRKTRRPKKNPAPNENLENNEEMHCITYKRKNGRLKKNPTVIDIPSGTVQFEENSIEWPAPNGNNENNKEKLCITYKSKKGPRGNKTLKKKSAPIKRPKENSKEVTVSDPNCENQLVPLAIEFPDSAEFISPDVVHGNSDENHSQQFSNTKGKNSKKVASACDSETPVTRSRLNINHMARSCSQDASRPLLNQCEEEEDHQSHGSSVLEPQASICPIPQNVALPKFVSCLAHNGKVAWDVKWRPLNNIDSSCNHRMGYLAVLLGNGSLEVWEVPLPHALRAIYMQNEGTDPRFLRLKPVFKCSTLKRGSLQSIPLTVEWSVTPPHDYLLAGCHDGTVALWKFSTNSSSKCVDTRPILCFGGDTVPIRTVAWAPFEGDPESSNIIVTAGHEGLKFWDLRNPFRPLRLLNPSQRIIYSLDWLSKPSCIIMCFEDGTMKTISLPKSANDLPVTGTIYNGKRQPGMHGSAYSSYAIWSVQVSPITGMAAYCGADGSAFRFQLTAKAVETEHFRNRTPFFLCGSVSEEESTIIINTQVSSSPFPIKKVQDKGHQAQSFRDLLSKTNLSRSANNQLTKVSSNDSQIIALSDGDSPEQQPKRPKLSSSRKKKPHESTALITRDGNTPGDDNEKPDSGNIPEVFPSKKTALHKVRWNLNKGSERWLCFGGANGLVRCQEIVFTDVDKKRALKRF, encoded by the exons ATGGAAGAGGCAGAAGATAACTTAACGATTGCTACATTATTATTtaatatcaaaaagaaaaagaaactgatCAAGGCAACTAAAGAGAGCAAAactgttgctgttgttgttgctgaTGATCCAGTGACAGTGCGAAACAATGACGGTGGTGGTAGTAATACCAGTGGTAATTCTAACCTTAAGGTTTCTCTGTTTGATTTCTCTGTTGAGAATTTTTTCCATGACATGGACATCATTGCCAAACTATGTGGGGAAGAAGAACACAATGCTGCTGTTGAGGAAAGTGAGATCAAGAGAATGAGTTCTTCTGTCACTTTCTTAAG AGCATGGAAGGATTTTAAATATCCATCTAAAAACATTAGGTTTGCTTATGGACTTGGGTGCTCTGAAATTTATGAGAGAAATAATATCACAGACATAAACTTACCTCAGTTTTCATCTGCCATTATTCCTAAG TATGATACGGAAAAGGAGGAACTACTTGAGGATGTGGAATCTCAAGATTCCAG AGACTTTGTGATGAATGTTGGAGGTTCTGTATGGGCATTAGATTGGTGTCCTAGGATGCACGAGGAGTCCGATTGTTCAATTAAATGCGAG TTCATTGCTGTTGCGGCTCATCCACCTGGTTCATCTTATCACAAAATGGGTGCCCCGCTTACTGGCAGAGGTGCTGTGCAAATATGGTGTCTTCTATATAATAAGGAACACAACAAAGCAGTATCTTCTCTCCCCGTGAAGAAGGCAAAAAAACCTACAAAAGACACAGGCACAAATGACAAGTCGACAGATATAAAGAGGCCTAGAGGAAGACCTAGAAAGAATCCTACTGAAAACAATGAAGAAAACAATGAAGAAAACAATGAAGAAAACTATGAAGAAAACAATGAAGAAATACATCTTATTACAAACAAGAGAAAAAGAGGAAGACCGAAAAAAAATCCAGCTCCAAATGAGAATCTTGAAAACAATGAAGAAATGCATGCTAttacaaacaagagaaaaacacgAAGACCGAAAAAAAATCCAGCTCCAAATGAGAATCTTGAAAACAATGAAGAAATGCATTGTATTACATACAAGAGGAAAAATGGAAGATTGAAAAAAAATCCAACTGTAATAGACATACCATCTGGTACTGTTCAATTTGAAGAAAATTCTATTGAGTGGCCTGCTCCAAATGGGAATAATGAAAACAATAAAGAAAAACTTTGTATTACATACAAGAGTAAAAAAGGGCCTAGAGGAAATAAAACCTTGAAAAAAAAATCAGCACCAATTAAGAGACCTAAAGAGAATTCAAAAGAAGTAACAGTGAGTGATCCAAATTGTGAGAACCAACTTGTTCCTTTAGCTATTGAATTTCCAGATTCAGCCGAATTTATTTCTCCGGATGTAGTTCATGGCAATTCTGATGAAAATCATTCGCAACAGTTTTCTAATACAAAGGGAAAGAATAGCAAGAAAGTTGCTTCTGCATGCGATTCAGAAACTCCTGTTACAAGGAGTAGGTTGAATATTAATCACATGGCAAGAAGCTGTAGCCAAGATGCAAGTAGGCCATTATTGAATCAGTGTGAGGAGGAGGAAGACCATCAATCGCATGGTAGCTCTGTATTGGAACCTCAAGCATCTATATGTCCCATTCCACAAAATGTAGCATTGCCAAAATTTGTGTCATGTTTGGCTCATAATGGAAAGGTGGCATGGGATGTCAAATGGCGGCCTCTTAACAATATTGATTCCTCATGCAACCATAGAATGGGCTATCTTGCTGTCTTATTGGGCAATGGGTCTCTGGAAGT GTGGGAGGTTCCCCTTCCTCATGCACTGAGAGCAATTTATATGCAAAACGAAGGCACCGATCCACGTTTTTTAAGATTGAAGCCTGTATTCAAATGCTCAACGTTGAAGCGTGGTAGCTTACAAAG CATTCCTTTGACAGTGGAGTGGTCGGTTACGCCCCCTCATGATTATTTACTTGCTGGCTGCCATGATGGAACG gttGCTCTATGGAAATTCTCTACAAATTCTTCATCTAAATGTGTTG ATACAAGGCCTATACTTTGTTTCGGTGGGGATACAGTTCCTATTAGAACGGTTGCATGGGCTCCTTTTGAAGG TGATCCAGAGAGTTCTAACATAATAGTAACCGCAGGACATGAAGGTCTTAAGTTTTGGGACCTACG TAATCCATTCCGTCCTCTAAGGCTCCTCAATCCTTCCCAGAGAATCATATACAGTCTGGATTGGCTGTCAAAACCAAG TTGTATCATTATGTGCTTTGAGGATGGAACAATGAAAACCATTAGCTTGCCGAAGTCTGCAAATGACCTCCCTGTCACCGGAACTATATACAATGGAAAAAGACAACCAGGGATGCATGGTAGTGCATATTCATCTTATGCCATTTGGAGTGTTCAAGTGTCACCGATAACAG GCATGGCTGCATATTGTGGAGCAGATGGTTCCGCTTTCCGTTTTCAG CTTACTGCTAAAGCAGTGGAGACCGAACATTTCCGCAATCGAACTCCATTCTTTCTATGTGGGTCGGTATCTGAAGAGGAATCAACCATCATTATCAACACTCAAGTATCAAGCTCTCCTTTCCCAATAAAGAAAGTGCAAGATAAAGGCCACCAGGCCCAATCTTTCCGAGACTTATTATCAAAGACAAATTTAAGCAGAAGTGCAAATAATCAATTGACTAAAGTTTCTAGTAACGATTCACAGATTATAG CCCTTTCTGACGGCGACTCTCCGGAACAACAACCCAAAAGACCAAAACTGAGTAGTAGCAGAAAGAAGAAACCGCATGAAAGCACGGCTCTTATTACTAGAGATGGGAATACACCCGGAGATGATAACGAAAAGCCTGATTCTGGGAATATACCTGAAGTATTTCCTTCCAAAAAGACAGCATTGCATAAAGTGAGATGGAACTTGAATAAGGGTAGTGAGAGATGGTTGTGCTTTGGAGGAGCTAATGGACTTGTACGTTGTCAGGAAATTGTTTTCACTGATGTTGATAAGAAAAGGGCCTTAaaaagattttaa